One genomic segment of Sminthopsis crassicaudata isolate SCR6 chromosome 2, ASM4859323v1, whole genome shotgun sequence includes these proteins:
- the GPHB5 gene encoding glycoprotein hormone beta-5, producing MKLGHIFLGLVPLLLMIHCIWAFNTSKGDLRKFVGCAVREFTFLAKKPGCKGLRITTDACWGRCETWEKPILDPPYIEAHHQVCTYNETKHVTIKLPNCAPGVDPFYTYPMAIRCDCGACSTATTECETV from the exons ATGAAGCTTGGACATATTTTCTTGGGCTTGGTGCCCCTCCTCCTCATGATTCACTGCATTTGGGCCTTTAACACTTCCAAAGGGGATCTCCGAAAATTTGTTGGTTGTGCTGTGAGGGAGTTCACTTTTTTAGCCAAGAAGCCAGGCTGTAAGGGGTTACGGATTACTACTGATGCCTGCTGGGGTCGCTGTGAGACTTGGGAG AAACCTATCCTGGATCCTCCCTACATTGAAGCTCACCATCAAGTCTGCACCTACAATGAGACCAAACATGTGACCATCAAGTTGCCCAACTGTGCCCCAGGCGTTGACCCTTTCTACACTTACCCCATGGCCATACGGTGTGACTGTGGGGCATGTTCTACTGCAACAACTGAATGTGAGACTGTCTGA